The Syngnathus acus chromosome 2, fSynAcu1.2, whole genome shotgun sequence genomic interval ACCCACCTCATGAAATTTCAAACAATTTATGCACAAAATGCTACCGTTGCAACATTATAGTCAgcctaaaacaaaatgtagctGAAGTAAAAgttattatttgaaattcCAAATAGTTTACgtgtgttttttcccctcttgctcctcttatttgtgTGACCTTGCCAAGTTGCACTTACAGAATGTTTCTTTTCCTATTCTCACGTTGATCATGATCCACTCCATGACACCtccaatgcaaaaaaagactGGAAGAAATCGATACGGACCAAAACGACGTTTCCCAGGAAAGAGACCCAAAAAATACCGTAGTGTTGTACTCCTTTGAAGCATCCCGAACAACCATATAAGTTTAAATAGATATAAATATGGTATTGCAGTACGGTCGTTTCGTAAATGCCCTTCCTACAAGAACCTGTGGTGCGCTTGTTTTAACATcagaccaaaaaaagaaacacggGCGGTTTAGCGCTGATTGTGAACGTGTCTTCGAACCGCAGCAACATTACACAGAAGCAAGCGCACCCATAACTGACGTCATATCCGGCAGCGCCGTGTTTATTTTCCGCTTAAACTAAACTACTAATATCCAAGCGTGATGAATTTAATTATTGACAGTTTAAACTGTTATATTTAAAACAACctgtaatatattttatt includes:
- the LOC119119643 gene encoding small integral membrane protein 4, with the translated sequence MLQRSTTLRYFLGLFPGKRRFGPYRFLPVFFCIGGVMEWIMINVRIGKETFYDVYRRKQSEREYQQKVADGGTAVNEPTAK